The proteins below are encoded in one region of Apium graveolens cultivar Ventura chromosome 4, ASM990537v1, whole genome shotgun sequence:
- the LOC141718782 gene encoding alkane hydroxylase MAH1-like, producing MPWILSKVNRVHDMCTEILGREFKEIFDVLGDGIVNAVFDLWKIQMKHSQFLFTSLHQFRKFLRRISTVKVKIELTAIMDHVSQQGRVVDKQDLFQRLTFDTTCMFVTGYDPRCLDIKLHEVPFSKAMDETEEVIFTHHLMPQTLWKLMRWRNIGLRRE from the exons ATGCCATGGATTTTGTCCAAGGTGAACCGTGTTCATGACATGTGTACAGAGATTCTTG GCCGTGAATTCAAGGAGATTTTTGATGTACTTGGAGACGGAATTGTCAATGCTGTATTTGATTTGTGGAAGATCCAGATGAAGCATTCTCAATTCCTGTTTACTAGTCTTCATCAGTTCCGCAAGTTCTTGAGGAGGATAAGCACAGTTAAAGTTAAAATTGAGCTCACTGCTATCATGGATCATGTTTCTCAACAAGGCCGAGTAGTAGATAAGCAAGATTTGTTTCAAAGGCTTACCTTTGATACAACTTGCATGTTTGTCACCGGCTATGACCCACGCTGCCTCGATATCAAACTCCATGAAGTTCCATTCTCAAAAGCCATGGATGAAACTGAAGAAGTCATTTTCACTCACCATCTCATGCCTCAAACATTGTGGAAGCTAATGAGGTGGCGAAACATTGGTCTGAGAAGAGAATGA